DNA from Kitasatospora acidiphila:
CGAGAGCGCGGCGCCCAGGGCGGCGAGCGGACCGCCGTCCGCGGTGCTCGCGGCCAGCGCGGGCAGCAGCGGGCGCAGCGCGTCGGGCAGGCGGCGCAGCGGCGCGGTGCGGGCCAGGAAGGCGGCGCGGCGGGCCTCGTCGGGCAGGTCGCCGAGCAGCATCAGATACCAGACGTCCTCCAGGGTGCACCGCTCGGCGAGGTCGATCGCCGAGTACTGGCGGTAGTGGTAGAAGCCCTCCAGCCCGCGGACGTCGCTGAGTTCGGTCTCGGTGACCACGACGCCCTTGAGGCCGCGCGGGACCTCGATCTCGGTGGTGCTCGGCATGGTGGCAGCCCTCCTCTTGGGTACTCCGGTTGACGTTCTGTACTCTCCGAGCATTGATCTACATTGTCAATGTTGATTGAAATCAATGTGGAATACTGCGAGTCGTCATCAAGGCGCGGTGAATCATCACGGCGCGCTGAATCGTCGGGCGCGCTGAGGAGGACGAGGGGTCCATGGCCGAGATCCGCAGCGAACGGCTGACCACCCAGCAGGTCGCCGAGCAGCTCGGCGTCAAGGTGGAGACGGTGTACGCCTACGCCAGCCGCGGCCAGCTCAGCAGCGAGCGGGCCCCGGGCGGCAAGGGCAGCACCTTCGACGCCCGCGAGGTGGCCGAGCTGGCCACCCGCGGCCGCCGCACCCCGGTGCGGCCGCCGGCCGGCGAACCGGTCACGGTGCACACCGGGCTGACCCTGATCGAGGACGGCCGGCTCTACTACCGCGGCCGGGACGCCGTCGAGCTGGCCGCCCGGCACGGCTTCGAGGCGGGGATCGGCTGGCTGTGGGGGCTGGGTGGCGACGCCCCGGTGACGCTGCGGGTGCCGCCCGCCACCGCCGAGGCGCTGGCCCGGGCCGCCGCCGCACTGCCCGCCGGGATCCGGCTGCCCGACCGGCTGCGGATCTCGGCCACCGTCGCCGCCGCGCTCGACCCGCTCCGCTTCGATCTGCGCGAGCAGACCGTGCTGGCGGCCGGGGCGGCGCTGATCGCCGGGATGGTGGAGGCGCTGCCGCGCACCGGGCCCGACCCCGGCCCGGACGCCCCGCTGGCGGCGCGGCTGTGGAGTCGGCTGGCGTCCGCCGCGCCCGGGCCCGAGGCGCTGGCCTGCCTGGACCGCGCCCTGGTGCTGCTGCTCGACCACGAGCTGGCGGTGTCCACCGTGGCCGCGCGGGTGGCGGCCTCGGCGCGCGCCCATCCGTATGCGGTGGTCTCCGCCGGGCTCGGCGCCACCGACGGCCCGCTGCACGGCGCGGCCAGCTCGCTGGCGCACCGGATGCTCGGCGAGGTGCTGGCCGGCGGCGCCGTGCCGGTGGTCTCCGACTACCTGCGCACCGGCCGGCCGATTCCGGGGCTGGGTCACCGGCTCTACCCGGAGGGCGACCCCCGGGCCGTGGCGCTGCTGGACGCGGTGGGCCGGCTGGACGGCGGGGCACGCGTGGTGGCGGCCGTCGCCGAGGTGGAGGCGGCCGCGGGCCCGGCGGGCCGGCCGGCGCTGCGGGCCAACATCGATCTGGCGCTGGCCGCGCTGGCCCTGGCCGCCGACCTGCCGTCGGAGGCCGGCGAGGTGGTCTTCGCGGTGGCCCGTACGCCGGGCTGGCTGGCCCACGCGGTGGAGGAGTACCGCGAGGAGCCGCTGCGGATGCGGGCCCGGGGCAGCTACACCGGGCCGCGCCCGCAGGCGGGCTGACGCGCGCCGGCGGCTGGCGCGCTGGCTACTGCCGCTTCTGGCGACTGGCGCTCCGACGGCCGGCGGCTGGCGCCTGGCTCACGGGTCAGTACAGCTAGCGCTCGACGGCCTCGCGCAGCGTGCGGAACTCGTCGGCCAGCGCGTCCAGGGTGTAGTGCGCGTTCAGTCCGCTGGGGTTGGGCAGCGCCCACACCTCGGTGTCGCCCAGCCGCTCGGCCTGCCGCCCGATCACCGCCTTCGGCTGCCCGAAGGCGGTGCGGTAGGCGCCGATGCCGAGGACGGCCAGCACCCGCGGCCGCAGCCCCGCCACCCGCTCGCGCAGCGCCTCGCCTCCGGCGCGCAGTTCCTCGCGGCTCAGCTCGTCGGCCTTGGCCGAGGCCCGGGCGACCACATTGGTGATGCCCAGGCCCAGCGCCGGCAGCTGGTCCTGCTCGTGCGGGGCCAGCTGGCGCGGGGTGAAGCCGGAGCGGTGCAACGCCGGCCAGAACCGGTTGCCGGGCCGGGCGAAGTGGTGTCCGGTGGCGCCGGACCACAGGCCCGGGTTGATGCCGCAGAACAGCACCCGAAGTCCGGGGCCGGTCACATCGGGGATGGTGCGGTCCTGGGCGGCGGCGAGCTCGGTGGGTGTGGGGCGCGGCGGAGGAGTGGTCACCCGGCCAGTCTGCTATCCGCCAGACCGGCGCCGGTCGCGAGGGCCGATTCGCGGGCCGTACTGCGGAGCGCGCGACGGGCGGCCCGGCGGTCCAGCAGCCGGCCCAGGCCCAGCACCACGACGGCCGCGTACGTCCAGCCGAACAGGATGTCGATCACGAAGTGCTCGGCGCCGTACACCAGGGTGAACGCCATCGCCAGCGGATAGAGCGCCAGCAGCACCCGCAGTTTGCGGCCGGCGGTGGGCCAGAAGAACAGTGCCAGCAGCATCGGGTAGGCGGCGTGCAGCGAGGGCATCGCGGCCACGTCGTTGTCGAACCGGCTGCCGTTCTCGAAGATCGAGCCGGCCCGGGGCAGGCCCGACTGGGTGAGCACGTCCGAGACCACCCGGGTCAGCTGCGGCAGGTGCCCGTTCTGTGCGGTCAGCCACGGCGGGTCGGCCGGGTAGAGCACATAGGTGGCGAAGGCGGCGAAGGTCAGGGCCAGGTAGAGCGCGACCAGGCGGGTGAACCGGTCGTGCCGCCGCTTCCACAGCCAGGCCATCACCACGAAGACCGCGAAGAAGTGCGACATGTAGACGGCCGTGCAGAGGTAGTCGTACCAGTGCGGATGGCCCGGGGTGTACAGCCAGTGCTGCAGTCGGACGGACCACACCTGCCCGAAGCCGACCGCCTTGTCGAAGGCCAGCTGGGGTGCCCAGTGCACCTTCCACGGGGTGTGCGCGCCGTAGCCGCGCAGCAAGGAGTACGCATAGACGGCGGCCATCACCGGCACCCAGTCGCGCAGTACCTTCAGCCAGCCGAACCAGTGCCCGCTGTGCAGGCAGGCGGCGATCAGCGCGCCCATCAGCCAGCAGAACACCAGGTCGTTCTGGAACGGCAGCCCGTACAGCTGGTAGCAGTGCCAGAACAGCCAGAAGTACGTCGGCCAGGCTAGCCACCGCAGGTGTCTGACGTGCCGGAGCCGCCCCAGCAGCGCCGTCCGGGTGCGGCGGTCGGGGGCAGGACGTGCTGACTCGAGCAGGCTGGTCACCGGTGGCGTCCCCTTCGAGAGATGCTGGTGGGGCAAGCCGGGTCAACCTAATGCTCTATTTTTAATATTTACTGAGCATGCGCCTTCCGCATCCGCCGGCCTTCGGCCCCAGGCGCCGCCCGGGCCCGCACCGGGGCGGCCGCCTCCTCGACAGGCACACACCGAACTCTCATAAACTCACAGCTGACGCGGAAATAGCCCGCCGGCCTTTCACTACGGCATGACCGCACCTTTGCTCAGTCTTTACATTCGATGGGGCGGGCCATGGTGGCTCAGAGCGATTCGAGCAGCAGCCGGGCCAGCTCCTCAGGGGCGGTCAGCATCGCGTCGTGCCCCGTGGCCAGCTCCACCTGCTCCCAGCCGAACTCGGTGGCCGTCGCGGCGAACGGCAGCCGGGCCGGCACGCACAGGACCGCCCGGCACGGGATCTCCTCGACCGCACCGGTGAGCCGGGTCGGCTCGCTGAAGGTACGCCGCGGCTGCGGGGTCAGCAGCGGCTCCAGCCAGGCCGCCGTCGCCGGGTCGGTCACCCCGACCGCGGCCGGGTTCGGCACCCGCAGCACCTCGCCCTCGGTGGCCGCATCGAGCCACTGCCGGAACCGCTCCGGGGCCCGGTCGTAGAACGACTCGCCGTCCCGCCCCGCCCAGGCGTCCACCATCACCAGCCGCCCCACCCGCTCGGGCATCCGGTCCGCGGCCTCGCGCACCACGAACCCCGCGTAACTGTGGCCCACCAGCACCACGTCCCGCAGCTCCTCGTACCGGAGCACTCCGCACACGTCAGCGACATGCGTCGACAGCCCGGTCCCGGCCGACCGCAGATGCGCCCGCTCACCCAGCCCGGTCAGCGTCGGCGTGAACACCCGGTGCCCGGCCGCCCGCAGCCGATCGGCCACCCGGCGCCAGCACCAGCCGCCGTGCCACGCCCCGTGCACCAGCACGAACGTCGCCATCTGGTCTCTCCTGTCGATGAGTTGGGGTTATGAGGCTTCGGAGAAACGGTCGATGTCGAGCTCGACCCGGCTGTGCAGGTGTCTCACAGCCGGTCATAGACGGCGGACAGTCGTTGCAGCACCTGGGCGGCGCTGTCGAGGGCGGCGTCGTCGTAGTCGGCCAGGTCGGTGTGCAGGGCTTCGCCCAGCACTTGCTGGCGCTGGTGGTGCCGCGACCACCCGGCCTCGGTGAGGGCGACCAGCACGGACCGCTTGTCCTCGGGCGCGCGCTCGCGAGTGACGTAGCCCGCCGTGACCAGTCCGTTGACCAGTTGGGTGGTGGCGGCGCCGGTGGTCTCGGTGCCGGCCGCGAGTTGACCGATGGTCAGCGGCCCCTGCTCGGCCAGGGTGCGCAGAGCTCGGGCGTGCGTGAGGGACAGGGCTCCGGGGGTGCGGGTGGCGCGTCCGCGCAGCCGTGCGTCCGCGGCACTGAGTCGGTAGGCGGCCCGGGCCAGCCGATCGAGCGCCTGGGCGCGGTCGGGGGTGAGCGGCGGCTCGGTCATGCTCGGTGCTCCTCGCGTCGGTCGACTTGACACCAGATTAGCCTAAGTACTTAATAGCTAAGTACTTATTGAAATCCTGTCTCCAGGGAGGAACCGTCATGACGATCCGTTCGGCAGGCCAGAGCTGGGCGCTGGACATCGCCCTCGCTCAGGGTGGCTTCGACGCGCTGCACCCCGAGGCCGTCGGGACGATGGAGCAGCTCGGTCACGACCACACCGACTTCGCGAAGGTCTTCGCGCTGGTCAAGAGCGGTGCGATGCTGCCCAAGGCGTGGGCGACGGTGGCCGCCCAGGCCGAGCAGCGCGCCGCGCACCACGATCGGGGTGGATTCGCGCAGACCGCTGCCGACCTCTACCTGCGGGCCGCGGTGATGTGGGGTCGCGCCCAGTACTCGATCTTCGATGCCGCCGACCCCCGCAAGGCGGCCATGCGCGAACGCACCGACCACTGCGTGGCCCGCCTGGGTGCGCTGCGCGACGACCGGGTCCGCCGGGTGGTGCTGGACTTCGAGGGCGGGAGCATCCACGCGCTGCTGCACCTGCCGGCCGGCGAGGTCGAGAACGCGCCGGCCGTCATCCTCGGCCCGGGGATGGACATGATCAAGGAGGACTACATCTGGGCCGCCGAGCGCTACTACACCTCCCGGGGGATGGTCGCGCTGTCCATCGAGGGGCCGGGCCAGGGCGAGAGCCGGGCCGGCGGACTCACCGTCGACCTGACCAACTACGAGCGGGCGATCGGCCGTTACCTCGACTACTTGGCCGGGCTGCCGGAGGTCGACGCGGACCGGATCGGCATGTTCGGCATCTCGATGAGCGGCTACTGGGGCTCGCGAGCCGCGGCCACCGACCGCCGCCTGGCCGCGCTGGCCGCTTTCGAGGCCGTCACGGGCGACTTCACGACCATCTTCGAGCGCGCCCAGCCGACGTTCAAGAACAACTACATGTACATGTCCGGGTACACGGACGAGGACGCCTTCGACCGGGACCTGACCCTGCAGATGCCACTCGGCGACCTGGTCGCCGAGATCGCCTGCCCGGTGCTGTACGGCATCGGCGAGTTCGACGAGCTCACCGACCTCGGCCAGGCGCTGGCAAACTTCGAGAAGGTCCGCGCACCCAAGGAACTGCGGGTCTACGAGGACGAGTTCCACCCCCTCGGGGGAGTGGCGGCCGAGGCCTTCCGGTTCGGTGCCGAATGGCTGGAGCGGGCCCTCGACGGCGAGTTCGGCACCCCCGGGCGGGACGTGCGGCACTACGTGCACCGCGACGGCCGCACCACCGACCACAGCGCCGACCCCGCCTGGTGGCTCGGCGCCGCCCCGACGCACCTTGCCGAGGTCCGGCGCGGCGCGTAGCTCCCATGGTGAGCCGGGAGGGCAGGACGAAGGCGGCGAGCGAGGTTCTCCTCGGTGCGGTGCCTTCGTCCTGCCCTCCCGGGTCGGGCGGCCAGCGTCTCCGTATGGCGGAGCGGTTTGCTAGCGGTAGTTCACGTACTGCACCGCGAAGTCCAGGTCCTTGTCGCGGAGCAGCGCCTGCACGGCCTGCAGGTCGTCCCGGCTCTTCGAGGAGACGCGCAGCTCCTCGCCCTGGATCTGGGCCTTCACGCCCTTGGGGCCCTCGTCCCGGATGATCTTCGAGATCTTCTTGGCGTTCTCCTGGGAGATGCCCTCCTTGATGGTCGCGAAGATCTTGTACTCCTTGCCGGACAACTGCGGCTCGCCCGCGTCCAGCGCCTTGAGCGAGACCTTGCGTGCCACCAGCTTGCTCTGGAAGACGTCGAGGATGGCCTTGACCCGCTCCTCGCCGTCCGCCTTCAGCTCGATCTTCTCGCCCGACCAGGCGATGGAGGCCCCGACGTTCTTGAAGTCGTAGCGGGTGGCGATCTCCCGGCCAGCCTGGTTGATCGCGTTGTCGACCTCCATCCTGTCGACCTTCGAGACGATGTCGAAACTGGAGTCGGCCATCTGTCGTCGTCTCCTTGACTCGGTGCCTTTCCCCGCCACTGCGGGGTCTTCACGAGCCCACAGCCTATCCAGCGCCACCCCGCCCACCGGCCTTGATCATCACGTGACCAACCGAGTGGCGGAGCACCCCCTGTCATCAGGTATCGTTTACCCAGTCGAACGGGGCAAGACCCCGGGAGGCAAACATCCTGGCTGGTTGCCCGAGCGGCCAAAGGGAGCAGACTGTAAATCTGTCGCGCAAGCTACGCAGGTTCGAACCCTGCACCAGCCACTGGATAGCGAAGCGGCCCCCGATCCACTGAGTGGATCGGGGGCCGCTTTTCGTTTTGCGCTGGCTGGGTGTCAGGGGTGCGTTGGGACGGTGGGTGGGGGCGTCAGGGAAGCGTCAAGGGCGGGGGTGCGGGGTGCGGGGTCCGGTTGGCTGGGGGAGGAGGAGCCGGCGGACGAAGGGGTGCGG
Protein-coding regions in this window:
- a CDS encoding alpha/beta hydrolase; this translates as MTIRSAGQSWALDIALAQGGFDALHPEAVGTMEQLGHDHTDFAKVFALVKSGAMLPKAWATVAAQAEQRAAHHDRGGFAQTAADLYLRAAVMWGRAQYSIFDAADPRKAAMRERTDHCVARLGALRDDRVRRVVLDFEGGSIHALLHLPAGEVENAPAVILGPGMDMIKEDYIWAAERYYTSRGMVALSIEGPGQGESRAGGLTVDLTNYERAIGRYLDYLAGLPEVDADRIGMFGISMSGYWGSRAAATDRRLAALAAFEAVTGDFTTIFERAQPTFKNNYMYMSGYTDEDAFDRDLTLQMPLGDLVAEIACPVLYGIGEFDELTDLGQALANFEKVRAPKELRVYEDEFHPLGGVAAEAFRFGAEWLERALDGEFGTPGRDVRHYVHRDGRTTDHSADPAWWLGAAPTHLAEVRRGA
- a CDS encoding alpha/beta fold hydrolase, translating into MATFVLVHGAWHGGWCWRRVADRLRAAGHRVFTPTLTGLGERAHLRSAGTGLSTHVADVCGVLRYEELRDVVLVGHSYAGFVVREAADRMPERVGRLVMVDAWAGRDGESFYDRAPERFRQWLDAATEGEVLRVPNPAAVGVTDPATAAWLEPLLTPQPRRTFSEPTRLTGAVEEIPCRAVLCVPARLPFAATATEFGWEQVELATGHDAMLTAPEELARLLLESL
- a CDS encoding YajQ family cyclic di-GMP-binding protein is translated as MADSSFDIVSKVDRMEVDNAINQAGREIATRYDFKNVGASIAWSGEKIELKADGEERVKAILDVFQSKLVARKVSLKALDAGEPQLSGKEYKIFATIKEGISQENAKKISKIIRDEGPKGVKAQIQGEELRVSSKSRDDLQAVQALLRDKDLDFAVQYVNYR
- a CDS encoding citrate synthase → MAEIRSERLTTQQVAEQLGVKVETVYAYASRGQLSSERAPGGKGSTFDAREVAELATRGRRTPVRPPAGEPVTVHTGLTLIEDGRLYYRGRDAVELAARHGFEAGIGWLWGLGGDAPVTLRVPPATAEALARAAAALPAGIRLPDRLRISATVAAALDPLRFDLREQTVLAAGAALIAGMVEALPRTGPDPGPDAPLAARLWSRLASAAPGPEALACLDRALVLLLDHELAVSTVAARVAASARAHPYAVVSAGLGATDGPLHGAASSLAHRMLGEVLAGGAVPVVSDYLRTGRPIPGLGHRLYPEGDPRAVALLDAVGRLDGGARVVAAVAEVEAAAGPAGRPALRANIDLALAALALAADLPSEAGEVVFAVARTPGWLAHAVEEYREEPLRMRARGSYTGPRPQAG
- a CDS encoding MarR family winged helix-turn-helix transcriptional regulator, with protein sequence MTEPPLTPDRAQALDRLARAAYRLSAADARLRGRATRTPGALSLTHARALRTLAEQGPLTIGQLAAGTETTGAATTQLVNGLVTAGYVTRERAPEDKRSVLVALTEAGWSRHHQRQQVLGEALHTDLADYDDAALDSAAQVLQRLSAVYDRL
- the mug gene encoding G/U mismatch-specific DNA glycosylase, coding for MTTPPPRPTPTELAAAQDRTIPDVTGPGLRVLFCGINPGLWSGATGHHFARPGNRFWPALHRSGFTPRQLAPHEQDQLPALGLGITNVVARASAKADELSREELRAGGEALRERVAGLRPRVLAVLGIGAYRTAFGQPKAVIGRQAERLGDTEVWALPNPSGLNAHYTLDALADEFRTLREAVER
- a CDS encoding phosphatase PAP2 family protein; the encoded protein is MTSLLESARPAPDRRTRTALLGRLRHVRHLRWLAWPTYFWLFWHCYQLYGLPFQNDLVFCWLMGALIAACLHSGHWFGWLKVLRDWVPVMAAVYAYSLLRGYGAHTPWKVHWAPQLAFDKAVGFGQVWSVRLQHWLYTPGHPHWYDYLCTAVYMSHFFAVFVVMAWLWKRRHDRFTRLVALYLALTFAAFATYVLYPADPPWLTAQNGHLPQLTRVVSDVLTQSGLPRAGSIFENGSRFDNDVAAMPSLHAAYPMLLALFFWPTAGRKLRVLLALYPLAMAFTLVYGAEHFVIDILFGWTYAAVVVLGLGRLLDRRAARRALRSTARESALATGAGLADSRLAG